The sequence CCCCATGAGATATTTCGGATGCAGCGTCTTGGGTCGTTGGGTCACGGTATCCACCACGACGAGCTGATCGGTCCGCGCGAGCTCGGCCAGTTCCTCCATGGATTCCTCCTGATCGAGCCGGTTCCGGGTGGAGGCGCTGGCCAAGACCGCCCGCTCCCGCTTGTCCTTGACGTCGTAGGCCGTCTGGTGGCGGGTCAGATCGTCCTCGATCGTCGTGACGAAGGATTGAAAATCCAGGTTCAACTGGTGTGTCCATTGCGGCGGATGCACTTCCCAGGCCTTGCCTTCCGGGTTGGGCGGAAGCAGATGCGCGAGGTAACAATGTCCGGGCAGCCCGTTTTCCTGGACGCCGATCGCGGCGATGAGATCCAGCCGGAGCAGGGCCAGATCGGTGAAGTCGTCCTCCGTGAGGGGCGAATCGTCCAGATGGGTGTGGAGACAGCGGACGCCCCGAAGCCGGAAGCGGCCCGCCCGGAACTTTGACAGGTCGGGGATGACGATCTCGCGGTCGTCGCCCACGATCACGGCGTAAATATCCCCCCGCCGCGTCACAATCAGCCCGATCTGCCTTCCGACGTCCCGCGAAAGCTCGGTCAGAGAACGGGCCAGTTCCTGGGTGACGACCCTGTCGGGCGGTATGCGGCGGCGGTAGAGGTGTTCCAGGCGCCGGGTCTGTCCGGCCTTAAGCCCGCTGAGATGTCCGTGTAAGGTGGGAATCGGCTTTCTCCGTGTTTCGGCCATTATAACAGTTGAGCCGCCTGAACTCCAGCCTTTGTCAGCCCGCCTCTTCACGATCAAACCGGCATCTTTATTATCCTAAACGGCAATCCTTGGCACGGGTCTTGCTATCATTATAATATGCAAATATCGGCTTTCGAGAAGTCCATCCAAGCGCCGCTACCGGAGGGTGGTGCAAATGGGATATCCCAGAATCCTGGTCGTTGACGATGAAGAGAATTTCCTGAACCTTTTGTCCAAAATTCTTGGAAAAG comes from Nitrospiria bacterium and encodes:
- a CDS encoding GTPase HflX — its product is MAETRRKPIPTLHGHLSGLKAGQTRRLEHLYRRRIPPDRVVTQELARSLTELSRDVGRQIGLIVTRRGDIYAVIVGDDREIVIPDLSKFRAGRFRLRGVRCLHTHLDDSPLTEDDFTDLALLRLDLIAAIGVQENGLPGHCYLAHLLPPNPEGKAWEVHPPQWTHQLNLDFQSFVTTIEDDLTRHQTAYDVKDKRERAVLASASTRNRLDQEESMEELAELARTDQLVVVDTVTQRPKTLHPKYLMG